Within the Stenotrophomonas maltophilia genome, the region TGGCGTTTGCAGCCACCATGGCGCTGGTGCCGATGCTGGGCGCCGACCTCATCCCGCAGCTGGCGCAGGACCGCTTCGAGATGACCGTCAAGCTGCCGGCCGGCACGCCGTTGAAGCAGACCGATGCACTGGTCCGCGAACTGCAGCTGGCGCACGGCAAGGGCGAGGGCGTGGCCTCGCTGTACGGCGTCAGTGGCAGCGGTACCCGGTTGGACGCAAGCCCGACAGAGAGCGGCGAGAACATCGGCAAGCTGACCGTGGTGATGGAAGGCGGTGGGGATGCGCGCACCGAAGCGGCCATCACCGAGCGCCTGCGTGGCACCATGGCCGGGCACCCCGGCGCGCAGGTCGACTTCGCGCGGCCGGCACTGTTCAGTTTCTCCACGCCGCTGGAAATCGAACTGCGTGGTCAGGACATGGCCACGCTGGAGCAGGCCGGCCAGCGGCTGGCTGCCCTGCTGCGCGGCAATGCCCACTACGCCGACGTGAAGTCGACGGTGGAAGAGGGCTTCCCGGAGATCCAGATCCGCTTCGACCAGGAGCGCGCCGGTGCACTGGGCCTGACCACCCGCCAGATCGCCGACGTCGTGGTGAAGAAGGTGCGCGGCGATGTGGCCACCCGCTACAGCTTCCGCGACCGCAAGATCGACGTGCTGGTACGGGCACAGGAAGGCGACCGGGCCAGCGTGGAGAGCATCCGCCGCTTGATCGTCAACCCGGGCAGTACCCGTCCGGTCACCCTGGACGCCGTGGCCGACGTGGTGGCCACCACCGGTCCGAGCGAGATCCACCGTGCCGATCAGACCCGCGTCGCGGTGGTCTCGGCCAACCTGCGTGACATCGATCTGGGCGCGGCCATGCGCGAAGTGCAGCAGATGGTCGCCGAACAGCCGCTTGGTGCGGGCGTCGGCCTGCATATCGGCGGCCAGGGCGAGGAACTGGCGCAGGCGGCAACGTCGCTGATCTTCGCCTTCGGACTGGCGATCTTCCTGGTCTATCTGGTGATGGCGTCGCAGTTCGAATCGCTGCTGCATCCGTTCGTGATCCTGTTCACCATCCCGCTGGCGCTGGTCGGCGCGATCCTGGCGCTGATGCTGACCGGCAAGCCGATCTCGGTGGTGGTGTTCATCGGCCTGATCCTGCTGGTGGGACTGGTCACCAAGAACGCGATCATCCTGATCGACAAGGTCAATCAGCTGCGCGAGGCCGGCGTGGCCAAGCACGAGGCGCTGGTGGAAGGCGCGCGCTCGCGCCTGCGTCCGATCATCATGACCACCCTGTGCACGCTGTTCGGCTTCCTGCCACTGGCGGTGGCGATGGGCGAGGGCGCTGAAGTACGTGCGCCGATGGCGATCACCGTGATCGGCGGCCTGCTGGTCTCCACCCTGCTGACCCTGCTGGTGATCCCGGTGGTCTACGACCTGATGGATCGCCGCGGCGACGCCTACTACCGCGAACGCGGCCGCAAGCACGCCGGCGACGGATTGCGAATCGCAGAAGGTGGCCGCGTCGGCGGCGAGGAGCCGGCATGAGTGTCGCCGAGTTCTCCATCCGCCGTCCGGTCACCACCATCATGTGCTTCGTATCGCTGGTGGTGATCGGCCTGATCGCTTCATTCCGGCTGCCACTGGAGGCTCTGCCGGACATCTCCGCGCCGTTCCTGTTCGTGCAGATTCCGTACACGGGCTCGACACCGGAAGAAGTGGAGCGGACCATCATCCGGCCGGTGGAAGAGTCATTGGCAACGATGACCGGGATCAAGCGCATGCGCTCCTCGGCCACGTCCGAAGCGGCGCTGATCTTCATCGAGTTCAGCGACTGGGACCGTGACATCGCCATCGCCGCTTCGGACGCGCGCGAACGTATCGATGCGATCCGCAGCGACCTGCCTGACGACCTGCAGCGCTACAACGTGTTCAAGTGGTCCAGCAGCGACCAGCCGGTGCTGAAGGTGCGCCTGGCCAGCACCACCGACCTGACGACCGCCTATGACATGCTCGACCGCGAGTTCAAGCGGCGCATCGAGCGCATTCCGGGCGTTGCGCGCGTGGACATCACCGGTGCACCGCCGAATGAAGTCGAGATCGCGATCGATCCCAACCGGCTCAACGCGCACGGGCTGAGCATCAACGAGCTGAGCGAACGGTTGCGCACGCTGAACTTTTCGATCTCGGCCGGGCAGATCGATGACAACGGCCAGCGTGTGCGCGTGCAACCGGTCGGCGAGATCACCGACCTGCAGGAACTGCGCGATCTGGTGATCAACGCCAAGGGCCTGCGGCTGGGTGACATCGCCGATGTGCGGCTGAAGCCGGCGCGGATGAACTATGGCCGCCGCCTGGATGGCAACCCGGCAGTGGGCCTGGATATCTTCAAGGAGCGCAGCGCCAATCTGGTCGACGTCTCGCGCGCGGCGCTGGCCGAAGTTGAAGCGATCCGCGCACAGGCCTCGATGCGCGATGTGCAGATCAAGGTCATCGACAACCAGGGCAAGGCGGTGACCTCCTCGCTGCTGGAGCTCGCCGAAGCCGGTGCGGTGGGCCTGATCCTGTCGGTGACGGTGCTGTTCTTCTTCCTGCGCCACTGGCCGTCCACGCTGATGGTGACGCTGGCCATCCCGATCTGCTTCACCATCACCCTGGGCTTCATGTACTTCGTCGGGGTGACGCTGAACATCCTGACCATGATGGGCCTGCTGCTGGCGGTGGGCATGCTGGTGGACAACGCCGTGGTGGTGGTGGAGAGCATCTACCAGGAGCGCGAGCGCATGCCGGGACAGCCACGGCTGGCCTCGATCATCGGCACCCGCAACGTCGCCATCGCGCTCAGCGCCGGCACCCTGTGCCATTGCATCGTGTTCGTGCCGAACCTGTTCGGCGAGACCAACAACATCAGCATCTTCATGGCACAGATCGCGATCACCATTTCGGTATCGCTGCTGGCGTCTTGGCTGGTGGCGGTCAGCCTGATTCCGATGCTGTCCGCGCGCATGGCCACGCCCAAGCTCGTGCACTCGCAGACCGGCCTGATCGCGCGCCTGCAGCGGCGCTACGCGCAGGTGCTGGACTGGTCGCTGCACCATCGTGGCTGGAGCCTGCTGGGCATCGTGCTGGTGGTGGCCGTCAGCCTGGTGCCGATGAAACTGACCAAGGTGGACATGTTCGGTGGTGAAGGTGGCAAGGACATCTTCATCGGCTACATGTGGAAGGGTGCCTACACCTACCGGCAGATGTCCGAGGAAGTGGCTCGGGTGGAGAACTGGATCGACGAGAACCGTGAGCGCCTGCACGTCAAGCAGGTGTACTCCTGGTACAGCGAGCAGGAAGGCAGCTCGACGGTCGTCACCCTGGACGAGAAGTACGCCAAGGACATCAAGTCACTGCAGGAGGAGCTGCGCAAGGGCCTGCCGAAGTCCGCGCGTACCGACTACTTCGTCGGCAACCAGGGCGGTGATGGTGGTGGCGGCAACCAGGGCGTGCAGGTGCAGTTGATCGGCGATTCCAGCAGCATGCTGCAGGAAATCGGCCAGGAAGTGCTGCCCCTGCTGGCCCAGCGTGCGGAGCTGCGCGACGTGCGCATCGACAATGGCGAGAAGGGCGGTGAACTCAAGGTGCGCGTCGATCGCGAGCGTGCCGCCGCCTTCGGCTTCAACGCCGAGCAGGTGGCCAGCTTTGTCGGCCTGGCATTGCGCGGTGCACCGATGCGTGAGTTCCGGCGAGGCGACAACGAGGTGCCGGTCTGGGTGCGCTTCGCCGGGGCCGAGCAGAGCAGTCCGGAGGACCTGGCCGGCTTCAGCGTGCGTACCGGCGACGGCCGCAGCGTGCCGCTGCTGAGTCTGGTCAGCGTCGATGTCGGTTCGTCCGCCACCCAGATCGGCCGCACCAACCGGCAGACCACGCTGACGATCAAGGCCAACCTGGCCGAGAAGGTCACCGCACCGGACGGACGCAAGGCGATCGAGGCCGTACTCAAGCCGATGAGCTTCCCGGCCGGCTATGGCTACACCTTCGATGGCGGCGACTATGGCAACGATGACGAGGCGATGCAG harbors:
- a CDS encoding efflux RND transporter permease subunit — encoded protein: MSVAEFSIRRPVTTIMCFVSLVVIGLIASFRLPLEALPDISAPFLFVQIPYTGSTPEEVERTIIRPVEESLATMTGIKRMRSSATSEAALIFIEFSDWDRDIAIAASDARERIDAIRSDLPDDLQRYNVFKWSSSDQPVLKVRLASTTDLTTAYDMLDREFKRRIERIPGVARVDITGAPPNEVEIAIDPNRLNAHGLSINELSERLRTLNFSISAGQIDDNGQRVRVQPVGEITDLQELRDLVINAKGLRLGDIADVRLKPARMNYGRRLDGNPAVGLDIFKERSANLVDVSRAALAEVEAIRAQASMRDVQIKVIDNQGKAVTSSLLELAEAGAVGLILSVTVLFFFLRHWPSTLMVTLAIPICFTITLGFMYFVGVTLNILTMMGLLLAVGMLVDNAVVVVESIYQERERMPGQPRLASIIGTRNVAIALSAGTLCHCIVFVPNLFGETNNISIFMAQIAITISVSLLASWLVAVSLIPMLSARMATPKLVHSQTGLIARLQRRYAQVLDWSLHHRGWSLLGIVLVVAVSLVPMKLTKVDMFGGEGGKDIFIGYMWKGAYTYRQMSEEVARVENWIDENRERLHVKQVYSWYSEQEGSSTVVTLDEKYAKDIKSLQEELRKGLPKSARTDYFVGNQGGDGGGGNQGVQVQLIGDSSSMLQEIGQEVLPLLAQRAELRDVRIDNGEKGGELKVRVDRERAAAFGFNAEQVASFVGLALRGAPMREFRRGDNEVPVWVRFAGAEQSSPEDLAGFSVRTGDGRSVPLLSLVSVDVGSSATQIGRTNRQTTLTIKANLAEKVTAPDGRKAIEAVLKPMSFPAGYGYTFDGGDYGNDDEAMQQMVFNLLIALVMIYVVMAAVFESLLFPAAIMSGVLFSIFGVFWLFWITGTSFGIMSFIGILVLMGVVVNNGIVMIEHINNLRRSGMGRTQALVEGSRERLRPIMMTMGTAILAMVPISLTNTQMFGDGPEYAPMARAIAGGLAFSTVVSLLFLPTIYAVLDDLRNAVTRLIRRARGLEKVAATAA